In Bacillus weihaiensis, the genomic stretch TCAAGTAAAGTCGTCCCGTACTTTTTGTGTGTTTCTCTTTTCCAACTGATGCCTTTAACATACTTTTCTTCCTCAAACTTAGAAAGCCATGGAGCCTTGAACTTCTCATTAATACCAAAGTGCTCAAGATACAAGTCATATTCAGGTAAATAAAAATCAGGGCGATATTGACGATATTCTTGATTTTCTACATGAAAAGGGTAGGGCTGCTCATATTGATAGGCAATTCCATTTAAAAATAGGAAATTTGCTATCATGAATTCCTCCATACTTTTCACCGTTTCACCACTATAAGTTGTATACTGCTCCTTTAGCTGATTCGTTTGTTTCGTAAAGTAACGGTCCATTTTTTCTTTTTTTCCTTTAAGTGTTTCAAAATCAACATTACGATAATGCTCATGATACTCACCCAAATCATCAAACTCATCCATATCCTTAGGGATGTTCAAATAATAGCCGAAGAAGATCATTAGCTTTTGGATCAATGACTTGTGATGATAAATTTCTTTATGAAAATATTCATCAAGTATACTAGTCATACTTTGTAGTACATCCGGCTTATCCTTTCTGTTTTTAGAAAGAATGTCAAGACCTAATTTATGAAACGTATGGACGGTCACATTTAAACCAAGTCTTTTAGAAATTCTTTCATGCATTTCATCTGCTGCTTTTTTTGTAAAAGATAGGAGCAAGATCTCCTCAGGCATCACTTGCTTTGTTTCAACTAAATATTTCACCTTTCCTGAAATCGTTAGTGTTTTTCCACTACCAGCTCCCGCAAGCACCAAATTGTGATCCTCATCCGTTACGATCGCTGTGCGCTGCTGTTGATCAAGTGACTTCCCGTCAATGTTATTAAATAATTTATCATATAACGAGAGCTCTTTTTTAACAAATATATCGTTCCATTTTTTTACAGAATCATCAAGGGTTTCATAATAATGAAGAAAGCCTTTTATGTCGGTACTTAGGTGAGTGTCTTGTTTTACCGGTTCAAGAAATTCATATATTGCTTTATAGGTTGATCTAATATTTGCGGTCTTAGAGGCAGTGAAATATCCTTTTCGATAAGTCACAACCTGTTTTTTAAAAGATTCAATTGAGTTTTTTACTGTTTTCATTTGTAAATGATTGCTTTCTTGTATAGCAGGTAAGCTTTGTAAAATAGTTTGTGTCTTTTTCTGCATATGAAGAACCATTTCTTCCAGTCTTGCCAAGTCCTTCTCGAACAATGATTGGTGTGTAACTACTTTTCTAACTAAAGGGAAATTCAAGTCTAAAATTAATGCAATATAGTGCTTTACTACATTGATTTGTTCATTTGTAATAAGAAGTCGTTGAGCAGAGAGGCTTTCAATTTCTTTCTCTAGCTTTCTAAAGATAGCATGGAGTTCAACTACTCTAGCTTCAATTTCTTTGAGTTGCTTTTTGGATTTAGACTTATGAAAATAACGTAATATAGAAGATAACATGTGTAAAATTCCTATCCGATTCTAATATAATAAATTTATCCTAAAAATCATTTTACCATATAAGGAAATAAACGGGAGGGGAAATGATTCTGTTTTAGGTTGAAATACGGATTGAATGAAGATCCTTAGCAAAAGTTTTCGACCTTTTTCTCACACATTTATACGACTTAGTTAGCCGTGAAATTTAAATAAACGACAAAAACATACAAATAACCGAGTTATTTATAGGCTACAAACTGATACAATTTCAACGTAATAGTAAATGAGAAAGAAGGGCAACGAAAATTTTTTTAAACTTTTCCCTGAAAAAATTTGCAATTATAGATTTTATCTGTTATTGTTAAGAAGAATTATTTTTGTTCGGTGAGTAAGGAAAGAATAAGTGTTTAAACTTTTCGCCTTTGATATCTAACTTGAGCAATGATAGTAATAAAACGTGGGTTACCCACACAGGAGGATACAAATTATGCAACAAGGTACAGTAAAATGGTTTAACGCAGAAAAAGGTTTCGGATTCATCGAAGTTGAAGGTGGAGACGACGTATTCGTACATTTCTCAGCTATCCAAGGCGAAGGATTTAAATCTTTAGACGAAGGTCAAAAAGTAACTTTCGACGTTGAGCAAGGTCAACGTGGACCTCAAGCTACAAACGTAAACAAAGCATAATTATGCGAGGACCCTCTAGTAGGGTCCTTTTTATTTTGTCTTGCGTTTTTTCCACAAAAAAAAGAGACTGACAATGCCAGCCTCTGAAAAACATGTAACAGGTATTAAAATGGTTAATCAAATCATACCACATGTTTGTCAAAACACCTAATGAAACTTATACAAAATTTCTTTCCTATTTCATACAGTGACATAAAAGTCCATCAACTGCTAGTTTGTACGTGCTCTAAAAAACAAAAACAGCACCCATCCCCATAAGTGCTGTCCTTCTTTATAGTAAATTTACCCCTTACATATAGTCGTATACAGAATCTTCAAAATAGAGCCAGTGAAAGTATTCAATCTGCGGATCTGACATTTCTGCAATTTGATTTTCATTGAATTTATGTTTGTCTAATAAGTCTCTCACTTTAGATTCTCTAGCTGATTGGCTCATTTGAAATCCTCCTTATTATGTGAGTTTACAAGTGTTATTTACTTTGTAAACGTTTTCTTTTATTTCTTACTCTTATTATATATCTCAATTCGATATAAAACCAATATCATTTTGAGATGATTTGTAAGAAACTAATAGACAAAAGTTCTTAATCAGCTGATCTATAATGAATTGGAAATTTTAACGGGTCTTCTACACTTTATTAGGTAGATATATAAAGAGGGAGAACCTCTTTAATAAAAGACTCTTTTCTTAATTTGAGATAATTTCAAGAATATAGTCATTATCCACACGCACGCAATTCTAGGGAAGAAAAAAATGACCTTTTACCCAAAGGGAGAATTAGGCGCTTAGATTTTTTCAAAAAGAGCAACTATCTATACATCAACCACTATATAGGAGTTTACTTGTAATCAGGTAATTCATATTAAACACGTTTATATAGGGAGATTTACGCAATTTTTCTTTGGAGGTAAAGTGGCAAAGAAATCAGCCGCCCAAATAATTGTCTTTTCGTTACTTGGATACACTACCTCCAATAGCAAATAAAACAGCACTCATCCTGTGACAAGTGCTGTTGTTTTTATAATAATCATCCAATATGAGCTTACATATAATCGTATATAGAATCTTCGAAATAGAGCCAGTGAAAGTATTCAATTTGTGGATCAGACATTTCTGAGATTTGTTGTTCATTAAATTTTTGCTTCGCTAATAAATCTTTCACTTTTGTTTCTCTTGCTAGTTGGCTCATTTTTAATCCTCCTTAAAAGGTGAAACATGCAGGTTCTGTCAACCAGTAAATGTTCCCTTTCTTTCTTACCCTTATTATATATCTCATTTTGAGATGAAACCAATATCATTATTAGATGATTTAGTTAAAATTAATAGATAAAAGAGGTTAAAAGGCAGGAGGAATTAAGTTAGCCGAATAGAGTGTTAGTTTACATCAATCTTTACGAAAAAAACCCTCTAAATTAGGTCTCACTAGTAAAGGGACATGAACTCAAAACGACGAATAAGCTTTCACCGTACTCAATTTCGATGGCTCAAATATCTTTCTGCAGCCATTGCGTCGGCCTTTGTCATATGAACGGTTCCAAATGGGTGCTCTGGTGGAGCATAGATCGCATATAATTTCATCGGAACCTTTCCTGTATTCGTCACATTATGCCAAGTACCTGCTGGAACCATAATTGCATAATCGTCCTTTACTTTTTTCTTGTAGGTAAGCTGATTCTTTCGTTTTCCCATTTCAACGAGTCCTTGACCTTTTTCTAGGCGAATAAACTGGTCGATAGTTGGATGAATTTCAAGACCAATATCATCCCCTGGCTTAATACTCATAAGTGTTACTTGAAGATTATTACCTGTCCAAATAGCTGTACGAAATGTATCGTTTTCTTTTGTCGCTTTATTGATATCCACTACATATGGATTTGACCCATAATCTTTTTTATTCGCACGATTTTCAATTAATTTATGAAGCTGCGTTGCAATTTGTTCCTCACTCGCTCTTTCTGCTAATAGTAGGGGTTGTAACATTGGTTGATTGAGGCTGTCTGAGGAATACCGATATTCTTGAATAGCATCTATTTCAAATTGATAGGCTTTTTGTAAACCTTCAACATATCCCTGAAAAGGTATTTCTTGAACATGGTAAGTTGGCTCATTACCAGTTAAAGAACGATACATTTGACACCAACGAATCAAGGAGGCATTTTTTTCTTCCATTACTTGTAATAGGTCTGCATTTGCTGAGCTAGAAGGTGCTACACGAGCTAATTGATAATAAAGTTCAAGCTTAGATGCCGTTTGATTGAGTTTCGACATGATTACATCTGCTGCGTCCTGATCCGTCCCATTTCTTTGATAGCCAGAAAAATGATTCACATGATACACTTCGATCATTCCCTTCAATAAATTTACAGATTATCATATGCCTATTGGGAAAGAAGGTACATATAATGCCTTTTTTTATTTTGTATTTTCACAAATTTAATCTGCTGAAAAATGTAAGGAAAGGTTGAAAACAATATGCTAAAATAGGAAGGAACTGTAAAGTGAGTATACTCAGACACTTTTAAAAACTGAATTACTATTCAAGTTATGTTTCAACTATCTAGACAACATTCACATATAATACCGATCTATGCTAGAAGGACATGAGCTGCTACCTTACCTAACAGGAGTGATTACAAAATGAATTTTAGAAAAGCAACAATAGCTGATATACAAGAATTAGTAGAATGCCGAAAAAAGCAGCTTATAGACGAAGGGATTGAACCCACCATTCCAATTGATTCAGAGCTCTTTGATTTTTTTCATAATAAATTAAGTGACGGCTCGCTCGTCGAATGGCTTGTTGTAGACCAAGAGATGATTATTGCCTGTGGAGCCGTACTATTCTTTGACTTTCCACCAAGCTATTCAAATAAATCAGGCAAAAAAGCGTATATCGCAAATATGTATACAAGCGAGCCTTATCGGGGGAAAGGCCTTGCAAAACAACTACTATTAAAATTAGTTCATGAAGTAGAACAGGCAGGTGTCTCATCAATCTTTTTAGCCGCATCCGAGATGGGTAAGCCTGTTTATAAAAAATTCGGCTTTCAAGAGAAGGATGATTATTTAGAGTACAACATAACGTAACGTATGGCACAACGAGAATAAAATCACCAGGTGATAGGAAGAAAAATACATATGAAAATCTACAAGCTAAAAAAACCGTTTCGAAACTATAAGAGGGGCACACATTTCTACTTAATTGCCGAGTCAGAATTTATCGGGGTGAAAGAATTTGTGTTTCGTACAAAAGACTTAGTAAGCAGAATTTCAGTAAACGAAAAAGAATTCCTGGACTACTTTGTCTTACTTGGACATGAAAAGAGAGTCGATCCGTTTTAAACTTACTACCTTATTGGGAGAAATGATGATGGAACAAGACATAAAAAGAATGATCGAAAATGATGAATGGATGATGAACGTCTTAAAGGCTGCACAAACACTCAATCTTCCAGATTGGTGGATTTGTGCTGGCTTTGTTTTCTCGAAAATTTGGGATACCTTGCACGGCTTTAACGAGAGAACTCCGCTATCAGATGTTGATGTGATTTACTATGACCCTTTGATTTTAGAAGAAGAGCGTGAAAAAATTTATGAAGAGAAATTATATACGATAATGCCAGATATACCTTGGTCTGTTAAAAATGAAGCACGTATGCATCTGAAAAACAAGATACCTCCATACACATCTTCTGAGGATGCAATCTCAAAATTTCCAGAAACAGCAACTGCATTAGGTGTAAAGCTTGATAATAAAAGGGAGCTAGTATTAACGGCACCATGGGGATTTGAGGATGTAGTCGAGTTTAATGTGAAGCCTACTCCTCACTTTCTGGAAACACAAGAAAGAATGGAATTCTATAAAACAAGGGTTACACTGAAACGTTGGGAATCTGTCTGGAATAAAGTGAAAGTGCTTCACACTTAAAGATTTAAAGAAGGTAGGAACGAGTAAATGCACTCAATAAATTCGACTCATCCATTTTTGGAAAGGAAGCATAGATAATGAGTAAAAAAACTGTTGGAATTCTTATCTTATTCCTTGGTGCTTCATTCATGTGTATAAATGTACTATTCTTTAAACCTTCGGAATTTTATAATGAAATGAAATGAAATGGAGTTCTTATACGATCTTTATTTTTGGTACCTACTTTACTCATTCCAACATATACAAAAAAGCATGATAATCATAGTGATGTGAAAGAGAGATCAGATGAATTATAAAATTGTATTTTTTGACATCGACGGAACACTTACTAGTGAAAAGGATGGTACGAGGGAAATCAATTCAAATATAGCAAAAAGCAAGTAGTTATGCACAAAAAAGGAAGCTCTAAAAACGAATCAACCTAATATCTCGGAAAAACTATATCTAAAGCGTTTCAAACGATAATCGTTCGTTTTTTAAAAAAATGATTGAGTTTGACCGTTTATTATAAGAAGACCTTTCTGTAGAAACAGTTGGATATCAGAATATAAATATAAAATTTTTTCTTTATTCACATTTTTGTAGACATTTTGAATCCAAGCAACTAAAATACAATTAATCATATGTAAATACTCTGAATAATCCATCAAGATTAAGAAGGGAACCGATTAATCCAGCTGTAATTCCGACTATACTCATATGATTAATAAAAATATGGTTGATCGGAGGAAAAATTTTGAGAAGACTTATCATTTTTGCGATTGTCGGTTTTTTTGCTCAATTAATTGATGGGGCACTTGGAATGGCATATGGACTAACTTCCACTTCACTATTATTAGCGTTTGGAGTAGCACCAGCTGTAGCATCTGCTTCCATCCATATGTCTGAAATAGCTACCACCGCTGCATCAGGGATCTCACACTATAAATTTGGGAATGTTGATAAAAAAATGGTGGTAACCTTGATGATTCCAGGTGCCATAAGTGCTTTTATAGGGGCAGCCTTTTTAAGTAGTCTACCAGGAAATCTCATTAAGCCTTATATATCGATCTTTTTACTAATCATGGGAATTTATATATTATGTCGATTTTTATTCAAATGGAATCCAAATCAGGAAAAGACAACTACCTCATCATGGTTTTTACTACCATTAGGATTGATTGCTGGATTTTTCGATGCTGTAGGTGGTGGGGGATGGGGTCCAATAAATACACCAGCCTTATTGTCAAGAAAAGGAGCGATACCAAGTAAAGTCATAGGAACTGTTGATACTAGTGAATTTGCTGTAACGACCGCTGCGACATTAGGGTTCATTCTCTTTTTAGGATGGGAGCAATTTAATTATGTATGGGTAGCTGCGTTCGTTATTGGAGGTGTCATCGCTGCTCCTATAGCAGCCTGGCTCGTACGGATTATTCCAGCTTACCTCTTAGGTGTTGTGGTGGGAGGGTTTATTATTCTAACCAATCTTCATACAGTACTTGGTACTATCGGGGTTTCAACTAATACTAAAATTGCCATCTATATTCTCCTTTTCATTTTTTGGCTTGTTGGAATTACCTTCAGTATCCGAAAGAATAGTAAGTTAAGTAATTTAGTTAAAGAATAAAACGTTAAGAAATTTACTTAACACAAAAGGCTGCCTTTTGTTAACTAAAAGTATACATCAACAAGGCAGCCATATTTCTATTCTTTTAGTCCAATTACTCTAATTCTTTTATAATCCGCAAACCATTTTCCATTCTTATATAAAATTGGTCTCAGCTTCTTCTCGACCTCTGCGACAATGAGTTCTTTTTCATCTTCATTGATTCCATGAAACAAACTGGAGCCAAACATTTTAAGCCAATTTCTCAATCCATTTTCATTTTCCAAAGCTGTAAATCGATCGAAATGTTCAGCATATGTAACTCGAAAGCCTACTTTTTCCATTATTGTCGTATATTCACCTATACTAGGAAAATACCATGGATAGTGATTGTCATTGAAATCTACTCCAAGACGTTCAATTTGACGAATTACTTCATCAGTTATGATACGAACATTTCCTTTACCACCAAATTCTGCAACAAATCTACCACCTTGTTTAAGCGAGCAATAAATTCGATCCAGAGCTAATTCAGGTGCTTTAATCCAGTGAAGAGTAGCATTAGAAAATACGGCATCGAATTCATTTTTGTCCTCTAATTTTAGTGCATCCTTCACGATGAATGGAATATGTGGATACTTTATTTGAGCTTTTGATATCATACTCTTAGACTGATCTACTCCTACAACATTTACTTGTTGCTCACTTAATGTATGAGCTAAATCACCAGTGCCACAACCAAGATCGAGAATCTTTTCCCCTTTTTTAGGTGCTAACAATTCAATTAATTGGTTTCCAAATTCTGATATAAAAGCGTGTTTCTCATCATATAAGGTTGCGTCCCACTTTCCTTGTCTACGACTAGATATCATTTGTCATCCCCCCATAACTCATTATATAGCTTCATGATTAATCAAATAAATGGTTAAATTTTATAAAGGAAGGGTAGGAATGAATAAAAAAGGAACATTCAAATTTCACCTATTAATCAAAAAAAATTGATTTTGTAATTGAGTTTATGCACAACAGCTGATACACTAATTACATCAAATAAAATTGATGTAATCACTTCAATGTCTTTTTCTTTTTTTGTTCTTTAAATCAATTTATCTTGATTTAAAACCAACAGTAAATAGGAGGAACTTTTCATGAAAAACCAACACACACTACCCGTTGCAATTATTGGGGGAGGACCAATAGGGCTAGCTGCCGCTGCTCATCTTACACTAAAAGAAGAACCATTTATTCTTTTTGAAGCAGGGAGTTCAATCGGTTCCAACATCCTTGAATGGGGCCATGTAAGAATGTTTTCAACCTGGAAATATAATCTTGATAAAGCATCAAGACGCTTACTTGAAAAAACAGGCTGGGTAGCTCCTAATGAATCTAGTTTACCCACAGGAAAAGACTTAGTGGAAAAATATCTTCTTCCACTAAGTACTATCACAGAACTGAAAAAGAACATTCTGTTACATGCAAAAGTCGAGGGTATTGCGAAGAAAGGACTCAATAAACTAAAAACTGTAAAAAGAGAAAATTCCCCTTTTGAAATTTATGTAGATGTGAAAGGTGAACAAAAAGTATTCGAAGCAAAGGCAGTAATTGATGCAACAGGGACATGGCAAAGTCCGAATCCATCTTTATCTAATGGAATTTGGACGAAGAAAGAGCAAGAATTAATAGAACAAATTCATTATGGAATACCAGATATTGTTCAAGAAGAAGATCGATATAAAAACAAAACAATAATGGTCGTTGGTAGCGGACATTCCGCCATCAATTCGATCCTATACTTAGCTCAGCTAAAAAAACAATTTCCGCAAACTAAGCTATATTGGGTCTTAAGAAAACAAAAGGTGGATGAAGCCTACGGAGGTCTTGAAACTGATGAATTAGAAGCACGTGGTGAGCTTGGAAAGAAGATGAAAAAATTAGTAGAAACGAATCAACTTACGGTATTAACACCTTTTTCTATACGCGAGCTCAAAAAAGAGGGGGAGAAAATTTCTGTCTCAGGTGAATGGAATTCAAAAGAGGTCGTTCTACATGACATTGATGAGTTAATTGTAAATACAGGATTTAGACCAGATCGTACGTTCCTAGATGAAATCAGAATTGAACTTGATCCAGCCGTTGAAAGTGTGAAATCACTAGCACCGTTAATCGATCCCAATATCCATAGCTGTGGAACAGTAAGACCTCATGGTGAACAAGAGCTTCGCCACCCTGAGAAAAATTTCTATATTGTCGGAATGAAAAGCTACGGAAGAGCCCCCACCTTTTTACTTGCTACAGGATATGAACAGGTTCGATCTATTGTAGATTATTTAACGGGAGATCTAGAAAGCGCAAAGAAAATATTTTTAGACCTTCCTAAAACTGGGGTTTGCAGCTCTGGAATTGAATCAACGCTTAAAAGTACTGGCTGTGAAATAGACGTAATTAATCAAAAGAATAACTCGTGCTGCAAGTGACAAATTATTGGCATTAGAAATAAGTCTATAGGATTTCAGTCATTGTGAAACCCGAACATCTGGTGATATGTATGAATATCTTCCATAATCGTTCGGGTTTTTATATTTGGCTCTTTTCTAAAGCTAGGGTAACTACTTTTCACAAATTGAAGCATGCTAAGATTAAGGAGCAAAACCTTGTTTACTAATTAAAATTTGACCCTCAGTAAAGGAATGGAGTAGGTTTTCATAAACCTTCTTATAGGCATCTGGTGAATACCATTCCTCTATATCTAAATTTTCATACATTGAAGGAATTTTTAAGCTTTTCGTTCTTTTGCCATTTGATCCATCACCCATAAAGTAGTCATCAAGACAAACTCGTGAGGTAACCTCAGCTAATAACTCGCCAAACGATTCTGAACTCGGAAGAACAGGGGCTATAGCAGCTTGAGTAGGTATTTGTGCTTCAGTTAGTACTTTTAATGCTTGTAATCTAGATGAGATAGAGGGTGCTTTTGGTGTGAAAGCTTCTTTCATCTCTTCTATATCAGTTTCAATCGTTACACTAACTCTTATATTTCTTAAAGTAGAAAATAAGTCAATATCTCTCGTCACTAAAGGAGATCTCGTTTGAACAAATAAAAAATCAGGAGGATCTTCACTCATAATCTCTAACAAACTCCTAGTAATCTTTTCTTTCGACTCTATAGGCTGATAGGGATCCGTACTTGAAGACATAAAAATTGAAACCGGACCTTTTGCTTTAGCTCTTTTATATTCTTTCATAAAAAGCTCTTCTGCATTTTTCTTAATATCTACCCA encodes the following:
- a CDS encoding cold-shock protein; translated protein: MQQGTVKWFNAEKGFGFIEVEGGDDVFVHFSAIQGEGFKSLDEGQKVTFDVEQGQRGPQATNVNKA
- a CDS encoding BH0509 family protein; amino-acid sequence: MSQSARESKVRDLLDKHKFNENQIAEMSDPQIEYFHWLYFEDSVYDYM
- a CDS encoding BH0509 family protein, with translation MSQLARETKVKDLLAKQKFNEQQISEMSDPQIEYFHWLYFEDSIYDYM
- a CDS encoding cupin domain-containing protein; protein product: MYHVNHFSGYQRNGTDQDAADVIMSKLNQTASKLELYYQLARVAPSSSANADLLQVMEEKNASLIRWCQMYRSLTGNEPTYHVQEIPFQGYVEGLQKAYQFEIDAIQEYRYSSDSLNQPMLQPLLLAERASEEQIATQLHKLIENRANKKDYGSNPYVVDINKATKENDTFRTAIWTGNNLQVTLMSIKPGDDIGLEIHPTIDQFIRLEKGQGLVEMGKRKNQLTYKKKVKDDYAIMVPAGTWHNVTNTGKVPMKLYAIYAPPEHPFGTVHMTKADAMAAERYLSHRN
- a CDS encoding GNAT family N-acetyltransferase, producing MNFRKATIADIQELVECRKKQLIDEGIEPTIPIDSELFDFFHNKLSDGSLVEWLVVDQEMIIACGAVLFFDFPPSYSNKSGKKAYIANMYTSEPYRGKGLAKQLLLKLVHEVEQAGVSSIFLAASEMGKPVYKKFGFQEKDDYLEYNIT
- a CDS encoding nucleotidyltransferase family protein; this encodes MMMEQDIKRMIENDEWMMNVLKAAQTLNLPDWWICAGFVFSKIWDTLHGFNERTPLSDVDVIYYDPLILEEEREKIYEEKLYTIMPDIPWSVKNEARMHLKNKIPPYTSSEDAISKFPETATALGVKLDNKRELVLTAPWGFEDVVEFNVKPTPHFLETQERMEFYKTRVTLKRWESVWNKVKVLHT
- a CDS encoding sulfite exporter TauE/SafE family protein; the encoded protein is MRRLIIFAIVGFFAQLIDGALGMAYGLTSTSLLLAFGVAPAVASASIHMSEIATTAASGISHYKFGNVDKKMVVTLMIPGAISAFIGAAFLSSLPGNLIKPYISIFLLIMGIYILCRFLFKWNPNQEKTTTSSWFLLPLGLIAGFFDAVGGGGWGPINTPALLSRKGAIPSKVIGTVDTSEFAVTTAATLGFILFLGWEQFNYVWVAAFVIGGVIAAPIAAWLVRIIPAYLLGVVVGGFIILTNLHTVLGTIGVSTNTKIAIYILLFIFWLVGITFSIRKNSKLSNLVKE
- a CDS encoding class I SAM-dependent methyltransferase, yielding MISSRRQGKWDATLYDEKHAFISEFGNQLIELLAPKKGEKILDLGCGTGDLAHTLSEQQVNVVGVDQSKSMISKAQIKYPHIPFIVKDALKLEDKNEFDAVFSNATLHWIKAPELALDRIYCSLKQGGRFVAEFGGKGNVRIITDEVIRQIERLGVDFNDNHYPWYFPSIGEYTTIMEKVGFRVTYAEHFDRFTALENENGLRNWLKMFGSSLFHGINEDEKELIVAEVEKKLRPILYKNGKWFADYKRIRVIGLKE
- a CDS encoding NAD(P)-binding domain-containing protein, which produces MKNQHTLPVAIIGGGPIGLAAAAHLTLKEEPFILFEAGSSIGSNILEWGHVRMFSTWKYNLDKASRRLLEKTGWVAPNESSLPTGKDLVEKYLLPLSTITELKKNILLHAKVEGIAKKGLNKLKTVKRENSPFEIYVDVKGEQKVFEAKAVIDATGTWQSPNPSLSNGIWTKKEQELIEQIHYGIPDIVQEEDRYKNKTIMVVGSGHSAINSILYLAQLKKQFPQTKLYWVLRKQKVDEAYGGLETDELEARGELGKKMKKLVETNQLTVLTPFSIRELKKEGEKISVSGEWNSKEVVLHDIDELIVNTGFRPDRTFLDEIRIELDPAVESVKSLAPLIDPNIHSCGTVRPHGEQELRHPEKNFYIVGMKSYGRAPTFLLATGYEQVRSIVDYLTGDLESAKKIFLDLPKTGVCSSGIESTLKSTGCEIDVINQKNNSCCK
- a CDS encoding SPL family radical SAM protein; this translates as MKVEYLTKYPKSILNKGNGYLSHYTHSLNPYTGCVFACSYCYVRRMPVSLFRDGEWGKWVDIKKNAEELFMKEYKRAKAKGPVSIFMSSSTDPYQPIESKEKITRSLLEIMSEDPPDFLFVQTRSPLVTRDIDLFSTLRNIRVSVTIETDIEEMKEAFTPKAPSISSRLQALKVLTEAQIPTQAAIAPVLPSSESFGELLAEVTSRVCLDDYFMGDGSNGKRTKSLKIPSMYENLDIEEWYSPDAYKKVYENLLHSFTEGQILISKQGFAP